Sequence from the Polypterus senegalus isolate Bchr_013 chromosome 3, ASM1683550v1, whole genome shotgun sequence genome:
caaaatatcattttcttgcagtttactcctcaactatccattcccatatctgagtatacgagaaagtctggGGGAGACCACTTCTGATTTTTTCATATTCAAATCTGAAATGATCATCTGGCCATTTCCTTCAAGTCTTGCACACCTCTTAAAAAAGCACTCTACTTGTAAGTTACAGTATATCCATCAGAAACAAAATCAACTGTTATATGACCagctttttgtatgtttttattttaggatGTGTTAAAAGATACCCTATGCAGTTCTATCAATCACGACTAAGAAATTTACTTATGGCAAAATCTTGATGCTGACTACTCAAAGTGAATAGTCCTTTCTGCCATGACAGCCGTTTAATCCAGAGGGTATAGATAGATCATAAATATGGACTTTGGAGGGCTTGATAATGCAAAAGCATActtattttgcaaatatattaattagataCACATTTTATGGTTGAAGCAAAGAAAACAAGGCAAGCATGTGGATTTGTAAAGTTTATTTCTTCCCCaaaataacacttaaaaaaatatatgaataatgtAAACAACAACATTCTCCaaaatgtttaacaaataaaaattacagtttaTACAAATGCAAATATAGTCATGTTAAAATGATGGcaagtgtataaaaaaaaaaaaaaaaaaaactcaaaactaaAATATTAGAATCCAAGTTACTTTGAAGAGCTTCACAaagataaattaatttttacttttaataattacGGTTATATTAATAAGTTACatacaaaagtgatttttttttttgccattcattCTCACCTGCTTTGTAACAAAGGAGGTTAATCTTTGGAATATGATTTTGTGATTAGTTTATGGGATGactttttcaaatctgcttaatccaatttatttGAACAAGTATCTACAATAAAAAGGATTCTCAATAAACCTATGTAGTCATGCTGAAACATGATACTACTTTTTTTATCTATGGGAAGAATCATAATGAaggatttctttttattacaacattaaaaaaattgcttGCCAAGGAACAATTTACTTTATTTCCAATAGTGGATACATTTATAATGCTATAAACAAGTTTTTATTTTGAGTAAACACAATAGATATGTACATTCTTTTATTgtccaagggaaaaaaaatcaaatttactactttttaattttttaaataattatcattttttgaTTCAtgctattttgttaaaaataaatgagacaaaagaaCAATGTTATTTTCACACAAGCCATTTTTCCCTCTCTGTGTTAAATTTTTCTGCCCATTTGCGGGTAATGTCCAAATAGATACTTGACTTTTGAGGAAGGTAATCCAGGTAAGTAATTTCTCCTGCAGTTTTAGGAATTGCCATTTCGATCTGAGTCCCTTCATGCCATTCATTAAAGGAGGTTATTGAAATAATATCTGCCCTAACCTGTAAGGCAGCACTCAGTGCAGTTTCATAGTATTTTCCATTTATGCGGTTTCTACTGTTCTGAATATTCCAAGGACGAATGCTGGTGTCTACGTAGCCTGGACCCACACTAGGAATGAATATCAAGTTGTTGCTTTCACAAAAAGCTTTGATTGATTTCCAATTGCGATACGATGAGCCATAAGAAAATCCATTTGTAGCAAAGTATGTATACATGCCATCAAACCCTGCTGCTAAAATATCATGTTTATGCTTTTCCTCTACTAAAAGACCAATAAAGATTCCATCATATTTAGTATTCCTAATGGTGTTATGCCCAGATTCTTTTAAAAGGTTTCCCCATGTTTCAGGGCTGACAAGATAAGAGTCATAGATATAAAACAGTGGGAGAAGAGATCCAGTCCTCGTTTTATATTTATAGAATGCAGGATGTCCTCCATACCTGCAAGGGAGGCaaagaaacatacagtaaaaaaaaaaaaaaatcaagacaccATTCAACACAACTTTTGTCCGTTTGTCGAAGAGTAGAGATCACGCCAGAGAACTACTGATGTCACTTTCTGTTTTGCATCTCCAACTCCTCCCCTTTCTGCCTACCTCGCCTCAAATAGCATTGCCACTGGACATTGGATGTCATTCACGACCAGGCGACTAATTGAAGCACAGCTCTCCAAGAAAGACATCTCAATACCAGCCTGAAGAGGCAAAAATTGTCACTAGTGGTGGAGTTTTCCTATTTTTTAACCCGTCAACATTGGTCATTAAATGGGGTCAACTTTTGTGCCCCAAACTTTTATCTGTGTTTACTATTTACTAAGAATTTAGAGACAGCTAAACTGACAgcatgtttgtgtgtctgtcactGAAGCAAACTAATTGTTTGATTTTAACTTTATCTATGAGCAGGTTTTGTTTAAGCAAAGAAATTGTTCATTGTGTAAGTGAGGCTGCACAGTATAGTTAAACATGCCTGCAGGTTGGGGATGGAGATTTTACATTGCCCTCCTGCACAGTATACAAGCTCTTCCATCTGTcatttttcttggtcttccagattTTATGCTGTCCCCCACATTTCcctttaactgccatttcttaactACATTTTGGACTGTGGAAATTGCTAGCTGGATGTGCTTTGATATTTTTTCATAGCCACCCCCTACTTTTTAGGCATCAGTTTCATTTTCAGATCCTcattcagttgcttagaagaAGTTGTTGAATGTTGTACAATGTTTGAAAAAGTGAAGAATTTATTAGGCTTTGAAATTGTAATCAGCCAAAATTTACTTCTTGACCAGACTAACAATGTGAGACCTTACAACTGAAAAACTTtggcaaatgttacatttttttttatttttcagttcaaaTAAATCATAACTGTACAAGAGCATTTTCATTAAAAACGcaattgttttagtttgtttgctcTTGAAGTTGTATTTAGTaggtttgtggttttttttttctaatgtgtttTAAATTTCAATCTGTTAAACTGGCCAAGGGTGTTCAAACTTTTACATTGAACTGTATATGAAGAAAACTTGGGTGAAATGCTGATAAAAATAATATGGAAAATGCCAACAAATActtatgaaaaataaacaaatggatgCTTTAAAAGTAAAGTCACTGTTTAAAAGACACATAATGAACTTCAAGCTTGATATACTTTATGTAAAATGCAACTTCTAAAAGAAAAGAGTAATATTCACAGTTCACAACTCACTTGTCTATAATGTACTGAATATTGTTTCGCATGGTGAGATCATTACGACCTTGGTAGGGTTCAATGTGAAAAGTGacctgtgaaataaaaaaaaataaaattgcaaaaataaaaatgtaattgtttccaagtaaaatacaaattaaaaagatGATTTTTGTACAGTTCACTAATATCcacttatttaataaaacaaaaaaaaatagtttgaaacTTCTCAGTTACATTACATAAACAACTAGGGAAGAGTTCAACACTGGTATTTGAATCTGATTTTCTGGCACCATCTACAGGGACTACCTCGAGAAGTCAAATATTAATTACATAAGTATATGATGCACATGGCAGATGTGAAAGAGAAGTGCATCTCTATCAATATTATGCGCTATCAAGGGCCacataaaaaaacattcacaaaGCAGGTGCTGGCAACACACACTTGGATGTAGATAAAGGAGCTTACTGTTAATCATGAATCAGAACAGGGTTGGCTATGGCAGGACAGTGAGGTAATGTAAATTAAACTTTATATAATAGGTTGGCCTAGACGTGAAATCATTGTAATGTGACTTGAAAACTTGAAACGTAGTACAGAGCTTCAGCCAAGAGAATGCATTAATAAGCACTGATTAAGCACTAAAATCACTGCTCTTAACACTTCAGTATTTAAACAACACCCTccgtataaataaaaatgttattctaaTTCCAAAATACCtaaaagtggtttatttaatttGTAGGGTTTTACAAATTTTAAGATTCAAATAAAACTTTGAAAGGAGTTAATGTCTTAATACTCAATGtctccactgtgattcaataaaTTGTGAAGgggtaaatatttttattggcactgtaaaacagtatattaaatgcagccagcatgggtttaaaaaaatgaagattcagacaaacaaatttattagactattttgaaagaaaaagacaTGATTGATTTTATTCTGCAGGAAAGATTAATTTTCAGCTAGAACCTACTGAAAATAGCTGTTACTTATTCTGTGAGCGGAGTAATGAACAGGAGAAAAAgactttcttcacacaaagaaattCCTGCAAGGGCCACCGTATTATGTAATTACATTAAAGACATCAATTCTGACACTGAAAACTCTAAGCATGGTAGAACTATGTGGAGGCACACTTGAGACATTCAGGATATATGCAGgtaaaaagaaacattatttataaatataataaagattAAGGAGTTGATAATGAGACAACACTCTTATCCTCGGGCAATgtgtgaaaacaataaataagtgaTTAAATGGATAGATCAATCGATCTATCTATATTATCTTCAGGAGATATTTgggaaaacagtgagaaacacagagcttctgtaaaaggctgcTGGTTACACAGAGCCTGAAAGTTACACtatatgataaaacaaaaattaaatataaagcaaTACTTGAAACACCATCATGCTTATCATTCTGcataaaattaattcacaacAACTCATTCAAGTGCAACTATGAACTAGCAGCATACCTTACTCTGACACACAGGGAGTAATGCCACTCTTAGAAATTCTTTTAATGGCCACTCTTTGAAATTCTTTTAATGGCAACAACGCAGCAAATGTTTGCAGTAAAGCAATTTATTGTGTATATATTAAGAAATTGGGAAAGAGGGGGAAGGAACCATTTCTTCActtaaacttttaaggaatatacCTGAAACCAAAGATGTGTTAGCTTTTAAAAATgcctggatgagatactggaacAACTTAGCTATCAGCCAAACAATTAAGGCTCAAAGAAAATTTCTAATGCTTTATGGCATTTTCAATGAAAGGCAAAGACCACATAACAACTATTTCTTCCTTTAATTGTCAACATCATTTCTGGTACTACCATTGACCTACTGGAATGTAAGGGATACAAAAGCAAATTGTTTCACCTAATATTCTTCAAAATATTACTTGATCCAATCACTGAAAGGCTTCCTAACACAAAATTCATCAATGAATGAACACATCTACAAAAAGGCCATCAGCTTCCACCCCTTGATTACCCTCTCAGATTGTTTAACATATTGTTAGTGTCTGCTATAAAGTGTTATATGAAGAATGAAATAGCATACCTTAAAATAAGTGAAAGGATTGGATTACTCTTTGTTTGCCAAAtttgtattgaaataaataaaaaagggaaatgattaaaattaattttaaaaacaaaaagacagcagagagACTATGTACCAGTGttagccaaaaataaataaataaataaacatacacaggTGCCATGACAGCCACATCAGAGGGTAGACGCCAAATGGCCTGACCAGAAAGTTAGAAAACTGAGATAAAAGACTGAaaagatccccacaacaccagcCACCCAGCTCCCCATCAGCAGAGCAGCATATGGTCACTTATTGATAAAATGAATGATCCATTACTCTGTGACATATGCACTTAAAGAAGGACCAAGTTATTGAAAGGAGAGAGAGACTCAGGATTTCCAGAAAAAGGCCAGAACCAACTACTTGATCTATCATTGTAccagacggctggcagctcaactcAGTCGGGATgtccctgtgatggaaggatgggggaaggcagcttttctacAACACCccctcccccaagatgctagatggcagcttccctggactgcagtggtgccccggattcccgcagggcactatgggacatgtagtttaatatcacagccctgctgggtaccatgggtgccgctgCAAGAGAACCTGAGGAGTCATGTCTCatccatagcccagaagtacaaccccaattccaatgaagttgggacgttgtgtaaaacgtaaataaaaacagagtacaatgatttgcaaatccttttcaacctgtattcaattgaatacactacgaagacaagatatctaatgttcaaactgataaactttattgttgttttgcaaatcttcactcattttgaatttgatgcctgcaacacgttccaaaaaagctgggacaggggcagcaaaagactgcaaagttgaggaatgttcaaaaaacacctgttttgaacattccacaggtgaacaggttaattggaaacaggtgtttgtcatgaatgggtataaaaggagcatccccaaaaggctcagtcattcacaagcaaggatggggcgaggttcacactttgtgaacaactgcgtgggcaaatagtccagcagtttaagaacaaagTTTCTCaccgtacaattgcaaggaatctagtgatttcatcatctactgtccataatatcatcaaaagattcagaaaatctggagaaatctctgcatgtaagcagcaaggccgaataccaacactggatgcccgtgaccttcgatccctcaagcggcactgcattaaaaagcgacatcattctgtaaaggatattaccacgtgggctcaggaatacttcagaaaactctaccatgcaaagccaTATATCAGCAACACCCAGAAACACCGCcagcttctctgggcccgagctcatctgagatggactgatgaaaagtggaaaagtgtACTGTGGTCTGAAGAGTCCACATTTCAaactgtttttggaaatcatggatgtCGTGTCCtctgggccaaagaggaaaaggaccaccCGGATTGTTATCAGAGCAAAGTTCAAAAGACAGCATCTGTGAtagtatgggggtgtgttagtgcccatggcatgggtaacttgcatatctgtgaaggcaccattaatgctgaaaggtacatacaggttttggagcaacatatgctgccatccaagcaacgtatttttcagggacgtccctgcttatttcagcaggacaatgcgaagaCACATTCTGCATGtattacaacagcgtggcttcatAGTAAAAGAGTgcaggtactagactggcctgtcTGCAGTCCAGAcatgtctcccattgaaaatgtgtggcacattatgaagcgcaaaatacgacaacggagaccctggactgttgagcaactgaagttgtacctaaagcaagaatgggaaagaatcccacctacacagcttcaacaattagtgtcctcagttcccaaacgcttattgagtgttgttaaaaggaaaggtgatacaacacagtggtaaacatgcccctgtcccaggtTTTTGGAATGtattgcaggcatcaaattcaaaatgagtgaagatttgcaaaacaacaataaagtttatcagtttgaacattcgatatcttgtctttgtagtgtattcaattaaatataggttgaaaaagatatgcaaatcattgtattgtttttatttacgttttacacaacgtcccaacttcattggagtTGTACTACCCAGTCACAGGGACAAAgtcagaagtgctggcaagtcacatggatggaaggacagaagcacttctgggttgggcACTATTTAATGGACTATTGGGAACCCAGCaaatgagccagagtcgggaggaagtggacaaagcttgctgggtgGTGTTGAGGAgaaaacacagagagagagaattgtGTTGATTCTGTTTATttacctgtttattgtggctgtggtgcttagggcactgtttttgagaagagaagaaataaaaatacttctcAATGCTTTTACCCCGTGTActgagcgtctgtctgttgggtttaaagggggcaacagcgacctctagcgtccacaccatataaagaaacataaataataattttattttcataataacaTAATTATATAATagttaaatatgtaatataaagtCAACAATACATTAATTTTACTAAACTATGCTTTCatagttaaataaattaataatggaCATTATTACATACAAATTCTCATACAGTAGGTAAATAAAAAGGTATGAAATAGCAATACCTTAACTTGATATTTATGTGCAATATCCAAAACTGCTGGCACCAGCTCATCAGTGGGTTCGCCAGCATCATCTTTCATGTCAGGTGGGTACCAGGATAAGGAAAGGACCCCTGAAagtaataaagtatataaattaacacagaaaacattaattaatattaagaaGCAAAAATACCCAATATTACTTtggattaaataataaaaaaaacactgctgccTCAATCAGGTTACACAGGCTGCATGCAATCTTTGAATACAAATGTTTATTGAAGTTAGACTCAAATGTAATATTGGTATGGGAAACTTAAGACAAGtctctctatttaaaaaaaaaatcttgtggaatgaatgactaggagacgatacgtgatcttcacattaagatcatgaAAGACAAAAGAACCGCGAGAtaaaagagaatgggcaaaaaaaaaaaaaaaaaattaagtagtgtaaagggaagcagcacacacagatacaagtgtttcagtgcatataaagtttgcaaaagataatacgttataaatgaaacgttgacgaataaaagatcgcatta
This genomic interval carries:
- the manea gene encoding glycoprotein endo-alpha-1,2-mannosidase: MVRFRRKTCITLTILMSLIFLMMMALKTLRPVESRFGNPFGLGLFPALQRAEPEFHKTNVEEHIERRSSKNNLTKSMTLDNQLRKVSLPNYNLHTFYYSWYGNPKFDGKYIHWNHPVLPHWDPKIATSFPRGKHNPPEDIGSNFYPLLGPYSSRDPAVIEAHMQQLQTAAIGVLSLSWYPPDMKDDAGEPTDELVPAVLDIAHKYQVKVTFHIEPYQGRNDLTMRNNIQYIIDKYGGHPAFYKYKTRTGSLLPLFYIYDSYLVSPETWGNLLKESGHNTIRNTKYDGIFIGLLVEEKHKHDILAAGFDGMYTYFATNGFSYGSSYRNWKSIKAFCESNNLIFIPSVGPGYVDTSIRPWNIQNSRNRINGKYYETALSAALQVRADIISITSFNEWHEGTQIEMAIPKTAGEITYLDYLPQKSSIYLDITRKWAEKFNTEREKWLV